A stretch of DNA from Juglans microcarpa x Juglans regia isolate MS1-56 chromosome 5D, Jm3101_v1.0, whole genome shotgun sequence:
TTGCATGTTAGATATGTTGCACATATCTTGAATATAATAGCGATTAAGGGGATGAAAAATGTTGATGACTCGGTTGCATGAGTTAGAATGactgtgaaatttgtgaggtaTTCTTCTTCTACATTGGAGAAATTTAAGGTTGCTACGAAGACTGCGGGCATAACATCAAATAATGGTCTTTGTACTGATGTTCTTACTAGAAGGAACTCAACCTTCTTAATATTATAgacggcccaagaatataaggtAGCCTCTGAATTATTGGGtatgaagacattcaatatatcaaataatttgaTGAGTACGGGATTAGGAaagcctaatgatgatgattggaaggtagtttctacttttgttgattttctcgagcttttttacgatgtcacatTGAAGTCATCTGGTttctttgtaccctacatcccacgagttttgtcaacaaatatgtatgatgaaagaagaattagacGACATGTGTAGGGATTCCAATCTAATGATGAAGGGGATGACATTGACCACGAGGGtaaaatatgacaagtatttaGGAGATTTGAGtagactaaatattttgttctatgtGGTTGTTATTCTCGGTCTCCGTCTGAAAATTTAAGGCATGTTATATGGTTTGGGACTCACACACGATCAGGTATGGGTTGATCTTATTGGTAATATCGCCCGAGATACTCTGGCTAACTTGTATGAAGAGTTTAATGCGATTAAGGGTAATACTGCATCtactacacctacacctaccccaaCGTCTTCTCCAGACACCGGACCAATAAAGAAGTATAGATTGGCGTGGACTAAGATCATCGCACAAAATCTCACACTAGTCCGTCAATCTACGGAGGTGGTTTTTGAGTTAGACAACTATTTGTTAATGGATCTTATTCAAGATAATGATGATTTCGATATATTAGGATGGTGGAAGGAGGCATCAAAGAAATATCTTATCATTTCTGAGATGACCCGCTGTATTTTGGTGATCCCTATTAGCATCGTTGCCTTAGAGTTAGCCTTTAGTACCAGAGGGCGcatattaaatcatttccatAATTCATTGTCTCCTACAATTATGGAGGCATTGATATGCACACAGAGTTGGACGATGGGAAATTATATTCGTGTTCcagatattttagattttaagaagACCGACGAGGAGGAAGATGGTGATCAGTTTGGATCTAAACCACCtggtaattattatttttattttattattttgatttatttatattcatttcgatTTCAAcggtattaattttagtattaattGTTGTAGCAACATATGAGACGACACAAATAACGTCTACCTCCGctgcaatatgaatatgtgctcaAGCCTCAAATCTCAATGAGTTAATAAAAGGATTACCTGCCTAAGCCGATCTAAATGTCACAGTCAAAAACTCAAACAACtctattattagaatattaaaatttgaatcatttGTACGTATTATGTATTCAATgatttgtaatgttgatacaatgtctCTTGGAcacttttatgtttgtaattttgtaatagcttagttattattaatagtttattagGTAGTAGACTAGTAGTCTGTAATAgtactttattttttctaaattagtgaatttatatcatgtatatattatttttatttatgtaacttttttttatttctaattttattggCCCAGAAGCTTTTTCTTTTGCTGTTTCTGAGCCTTAAAGAAAAGCCTTCTGGGCCATGTTAGGCCTATTTCAGCGATTTTCCGAGCCAAAGGCCCAGTAAGGAGGTGGACGGATTGATCCCCCCACCTGCATCCCATTATCCAGGACGGGGTACCCCACGCCCGCATTCTAAAGGGGGGGATGGGGAGGAAATCCTTTCCCCCTTCCCATGCGGGGGGcagggggcgggtagcacccctaatagAGAGGGCGGTGCAATTTgattaaggcctcatttgttttcaaaaaacatcttatctcatctcatctaatcattacaacttttctaacattcaatacaaaataaaataaacaattcaactttttcaaattttaaaataaaaataatattaaaacatatattctaacaatattttattcaattttttaactttaatttcaactcatcttctCAAATAAACAAGCTCTAAACTGTACATAAAAAAGGATTTTGAAGAATGGTTGCTTGCTTCAAAAAGAGCGAGTCATTCGAGGGTGCGAGTTTGGcttactttattttaaaaattaaaaatttattggatttatgcaattgaaaaattaatggattatattttatttttttattttttttgagttgggaGATAAAGGTTTCGAACTCCACAATCTCTATTTGAAGACTGAAAATTATGCCAATAAAACCCAAAGGTTGTTGGCAATGGAttagattttttaaagtgaaaaaataagTAAGGTTTTTCATCCATCTCAGttgtttgcatttttttcaaCACGACGTATCAAGCGAAGTTTTGAGGGAAGCCAAGATTAAGCTTGAGTGGAAATTCACGACAAAAACACAAATACCACGTCGTTTTAGGAAGATCGGATAAGAATATGCAACTCACGACGACCCTGGGAGTGGGGACAGCAAAGTCTAAAGTTTAACTGTCGATTGAGtcgaattgaaattaaaattaaaaaaaatattattaaatattattttttaatattattattattttataattaaaaaaaaattaaattatttattatattttatataaaaattttaaaaaattataataataaaataaaatgaattgatttCAATCCAAACGTGACTCAGGCGATGAGATTACATGAGTTGTAAAGAAGgtcctttttttcttatttcttcctGGCGATTGGCCAAGTATCGAAACCCTTGCGGAGCGGAGACGAGAGCCCTCTTTTCCTTCCAAGTTCAAGTAGAAGTAGAGCTTGAAGTAGAAGTACTCCTCGcaaagccctctctctctctctctctctccattcaaAATCCACCAATATCCAGTTACTTAGTAAAGCAAAACCCTCATTAAATCCCTTTCCCATATCcttcttaaatttttcttttttctttatcacaATGAGTGACTCGGCCGTAGATGACTCCAAACACATCGAGGAGCTCTACCTTTACGTTGAGCGTCTCAACGAGGCCACGGACAAGTCCCAGGTCCGCTCTACTCTCCTTTTCTGCGTTTCTAGGGTTTACCCCAGCCACAACCTGCCTGGCGTTCCTGTGTGTGATCGTTCTCGTTTTTCGGTTATTTGCAGAATGTGAAGGACTACCAGGGTATCATCGACACTGCCAAGTCCAGCATCAAGGCCAAGCAATTGGCCGCTCAGTTCATCCCCAGGTTCTTCAAGTTCTTCCCCACTCTCTCGGGCCCCGCCATCGACACGCATCTCGATTTgatcgaagaagaagaactcgGGGTCAGTAATTTATCTATTGactttttatatatgttgtagtTCTATTTACTTGCTAATATAATGTGAGAAAGGAAAGCAAAGAACATGATTGTCACGTCATTTATTTGCGCCTCTCTATTTGTTGGAAGTgatgctttatttttattactatttttcaaTCTCAATGGTGTTTTCTAATGCTCATCTATTGTACAGGTTCGGGTGCAAGCAATTAGGGGACTTCCCCTTTTCTGCAAGGATACACCAGAACATATTGCAAAGATTGTAGACATTCTTGTGCAACTCCTTGCATCCGGTAAATTATGGATTTTGCTTTGCTTGTTCTCCTGGTATTCTTCTTGTTTTACACAGTATTGGAGCTAATGATCTAACTATTTGGGAGAGTAGggaaaattaaactaaaatgataaatatgcacattatttattttgctatttctaGTACCAAAAAAATATCGCCAACGAATTTAAACCATAATCAAATTAAGcgatgattttgaaaaaaaaaccattacagAAGATAGATAAACCTTGACAATTTACCTTTTCTTAGATTGAAACATTGTTATCTCTTTGCCATGTGATGAGAAGCCCAGaagcagagaaaaaaaaattcggatAGTGATAAGGTGGTCATGGAAatttttttggtgaaaaatcaatataagtaaaatgataacAGCTTGGTACTAATTGGATTGTGACTTTAGTTAAATGAAAGTGAATGCTTTGGGACGTACTAAAAGgaatttgtagttttaaaaagaaataaattcatgGTTATTCTATGGAGAAAAACTTGATTGGGTTCGGGTGGGGGGACTGGGGCCAGAAAGTACACTCATTAGAGCTTTCTTAAACATTTATGTTTATAGAATTTCAACATGTGGCTCCTCCCCGGGGTTAATATGAAACTGATACTAGATTTCGTCTTTTAGAGGAATTTGTGGAGCGTGATGCTGTGCATAAAGCCCTTATGTCCCTGTTGACGCAGGATGTGAAAGGTACTGTGCTTTATCTTCTGGTTTGGTGATGGTACCTGAGTGCAAATTGTGCCATGTAGGAGTTAGTGCATAAGCTTTATTCCTTTGGAAACCGGAATTttatgtgtttgtttatttgtataCCTTTTTAAACTATTGGAGTATGTCCAAGAAAAGTTTTTGCCACAATTGCGATGGAAGATATTATCTGTTGTTATGTGCAGAAGGAATGAGCTTTTAACATGTATCATTCAATCATAACAACTGGAAAatgtttataaatatgtgtttctGTTAGTAATTCTTTGTATGAACATCTCAAGTCAATGTGCTTCTAGTGTGATACATATCATTCATTGTGCATATTCCTTGTCTTATTTATAGCATGCGTTTCTAAGGGTTAATTTTTGGTGTAATTAAATCTTCTTGTTGATGTAGCTTCTTTGACGGCCTTATTTAAGCATATTGGGAGTGTTGATGAACCAAGTACGGATGAAGTTATTCGTGAGAAAGTTCTAACATTTATAAGAGATAAGGTAAGAAGACTCACTCATATTATTTGAATTGTAACTTTTTACTGCATTtcattttgataattaattgGGTCTGCAGGTTTTTCCCATTAAGGCTGAACTATTAAAGCCTCAGGAAGAAATGGAAAGACATATAACTGATTTGATAAAAAAGGTGTTTTCTTGGTTTTACTACTTTGATCAATGCATTTTGTCCTTCTCCCAgttcaaagttttgaatttatttaatcTCAGTTTTTGTTCTGTTGTTCAATTGGAATATGTCTGACTAGTATGATTTGAGTTCCATTATCAGAGTTTAGAAGATGTAACCGGCGCAGAATTCAGGATGTTTATGGACTTCTTAAAGAGTTTGAACACTTTTGGAGAAAAAGCTCCCCCAGAACGCATGAAAGAATTAATTGGAATTGTTGAAGGACAAGCTGATTTAGATGCACAGTTCAATGTGAGTACTTGTTTCTTTGTGTTGACACTGGGGGCATTTAAGAGAAGTAACTTTTGAAGTCCAGGATGTATTAGAGGTACATTAAGGCTTTGAGAATGTAATGTTGGAAGAGTTCAAGGATTCAAAAGTGGAGACATGCATTGTTCTCAAGGGATTTATAAGTACTGCTTGAGATTTTAAGAGGTTGACAGTTATAATCTTGAAAATGGGACGTAGTATCCTATATTGTGAATGGCAAGTAGTGTATATTCTTGTCCCAAATTTGCAGTAATCATTCTGAGGAGTACTTAGTCACTGGTGGTTGTATTTGTGACTAATGTTTGTTTCTTCCTCCTTTTATTGTATCCTCTAGCCTTGGTAAATAATATCTTTTGCTTTATGCTCTATGAATAAATTGTAAcaattttgtttgaatggatttaaaaaaaaaaaacaggtttCGGATGCGGACCATATTGACAGGTTGATATCGTGCTTGTACATGGCTCTTCCACTTGTTGTGGTATGGACTATGTGTGATATTACTTTCCAATTTAAAGGGCTCATTGTATGTATTTCTGACTACCCCATGACTTTAATTTGTCACAGAGGGGTGCTTCAAGCAGCAAGTTTCTCAATTATTTGAACAAACACATTATACCTGTATTTGATAAGGtaattacttatgaaaaaacCTGTATTTGATAAGGTAATGATCACTTCCTTGTCTTGAAATAGTAAGCAGGTGACGCAAGTTCATTGGCCTTTTggatattttcatttaaaaatttgttGCTTTCAGTTCTAATATGCGTTTGCTAATGCTTAATCTAATTGTCGTTTATACCagctatattttttataagtagtgtCAAGATATCTGGGATTAGTCGTAGCTTTGTTCTctgacacccagtgccaataaaaataaataaataaataagtagttTGAAGATATAAACCATGTTCTAGTATATTTTGATCTTAAGCTACATAACTTCTGTgagcattattttattttttgttttaaattaattcaaatgtCTACATGAGCTCTAATTGTCTTTTATACCAGCtgtatttttaattcattggTAGTTATTTCTTCCAGCTTCCTGAGGAGCGAAAGCTAGACATGCTCAAAGCCCTTGCAGAAATTTCTCCTTATACAACACCACAGGATTCTCGTCAGATTCTTCCTAATGTTGTTCAGCTATTAAAGGTACACATTTAAAATGACAGAAAAACATATACATGTATGCGTTTGTCTTTATGACCGGCAATGAGAGAATTGATATTCGTTCATTCACACAagaatttttgttgtttatacCTGCTTGGATTGTCTTTACTCGATGTACCAAATGTTGAAGCCTTGCTTGAAGTACACGAATATGTTTTTGGACTAGAGAATATGTTTGCCTCAATCTCATAATAtgttccttctcccttctcagAAGTACATGCCCCGGAGGAAGACAGGGGAAGAGATGAACTTTACTTATGTTGAGTGCTTGCTGTACACATTTCACCATCTAGCTCACAAGGTTGATTTCCAGTGATGCACCTTTGTTAAATACTCTTCTGTTTGTTACTATTGGA
This window harbors:
- the LOC121265609 gene encoding apoptosis inhibitor 5-like protein API5; the encoded protein is MSDSAVDDSKHIEELYLYVERLNEATDKSQNVKDYQGIIDTAKSSIKAKQLAAQFIPRFFKFFPTLSGPAIDTHLDLIEEEELGVRVQAIRGLPLFCKDTPEHIAKIVDILVQLLASEEFVERDAVHKALMSLLTQDVKASLTALFKHIGSVDEPSTDEVIREKVLTFIRDKVFPIKAELLKPQEEMERHITDLIKKSLEDVTGAEFRMFMDFLKSLNTFGEKAPPERMKELIGIVEGQADLDAQFNVSDADHIDRLISCLYMALPLVVRGASSSKFLNYLNKHIIPVFDKLPEERKLDMLKALAEISPYTTPQDSRQILPNVVQLLKKYMPRRKTGEEMNFTYVECLLYTFHHLAHKVPNATNSLCGYKIVTGQPSDRLGEDFSELYKEFTERLSNVEELTRATMKKLTQGMAEHNKAMAAAKSDEAKEGIKTQKQNTTTGLRTCNNILAMTKPLHSKTPSFTGDKSINLSWKEATKPSIPTATATTGGKRPANATNGSSNVTSKKGRGAGGLPNQLVNRALEGLSHGGRGGIRGRGRGWAGRGRGRGYR